A genomic segment from Tachypleus tridentatus isolate NWPU-2018 unplaced genomic scaffold, ASM421037v1 Hic_cluster_2, whole genome shotgun sequence encodes:
- the LOC143242451 gene encoding anoctamin-2-like — MGVPWLLRVYKKWSVHKNHAPTQWESDYNLINQEELGLFSEYLEMVLQFGFVTIFVVAFPLAPLFALLNNITEIRLDARKFITFLRRPVAERVKNIGIWYRILNSVGKISVITNALIIAFTSSFIEETFYKVFISPDGSLNGFLNFTLSDFNISDFPGDLNILSEPDTSVEYCKYQDYREPPTASNKYEYKTLYWQLATARLVFVSIFVCLVFIMTTLICWLIPDIPKSVKLQIRHENHIVNDVIIEEELKKSKISWKEGNTMILEHIISQIGNI, encoded by the exons ATGGGTGTTCC atGGCTGTTACGGGTTTACAAGAAGTGGTCAGTGCATAAAAACCATGCACCCACTCAGTGGGAGAGTGACTACAACTTAATAAACCAAGAAGAACTGGGTCTTTTTAGTGAATATCTTGAAATGG TGTTGCAGTTTGGATTTGTCACAATTTTTGTGGTTGCATTTCCTCTGGCACCATTATTTGCTTTACTAAACAACATCACAGAAATCAGGCTCGATGCTAGGAAGTTTATCACTTTCTTACGACGACCTGTTGCAGAAAGAGTTAAGAACATTG GAATATGGTACAGAATTCTTAATTCTGTTGGAAAGATTTCTGTCATCACAAAT GCACTAATTATTGCCTTTACATCAAGTTTTATAGAGgagacattttataaagttttcatttcaccagatgggtcacTGAATGgatttctgaactttactctgtcaGATTTCAACATCAGTGACTTTCCTGGTGATTTGAATATTCTTTCTGAACCTGACACCAgtgtggaatactgcaa GTACCAAGACTATAGAGAGCCCCCAACAGCAAGCAACAAATATGAATATAAGACGTTATATTGGCAGCTGGCTACAGCTCGCTTGGTTTTCGTTTCTATTTTTGTG tgTCTTGTATTCATCATGACAACTCTAATTTGTTGGTTAATACCAGACATTCCAAAGTCTGTGAAACTACAGATTAGACATGAAAATCACATCGTCAATGATGTGATTATTGAAGAAGAACTAAAAAAGAGCAAAATATCTTGGAAGGAGGGAAACACCATGATTTTGGAACACATTATTTCACAGattggtaatatttaa